One Thermosphaera aggregans DNA segment encodes these proteins:
- a CDS encoding glycosyltransferase: MSKANILVITSDPWLDRLHGASVLRMFRSLADTGYKVRIIMPSTINKSVKQNNLLITTLEVKNYIPLFTLMKLYASAFKILLRERPKLIIFDYSMLPIFFLAKTLLNNKGIMLILSRPVGESGFRGFIRFLNFKLSLIIGRCFVDLFTAITPFEAYEFSRIANIPLRKFVVIPSPLGDEFVKFSISENINEIRPKLGLQSLINKKILLYHGSLDKERGIMQIIKLFYESFKENSEIVLLLAGTGTAENLIREFIKQNRVNNIIILPPVPFEQVPILVSSCDVGLVILPDHPWWRYQCPTKLVEYLALGKPVIASDLPGIRWVAGKCPLVMYIKSLKKKEFEEAVSKALILIREPSFNLEKLYAQKYVQRRFGSSSIALKLGYLIDSLINKSR, from the coding sequence ATGTCTAAAGCCAATATTCTGGTTATTACCTCAGACCCCTGGTTGGACAGGTTACATGGAGCCTCAGTTCTTAGAATGTTTAGAAGCCTTGCAGATACTGGATATAAAGTCCGGATAATAATGCCTAGCACTATCAATAAAAGTGTGAAACAAAACAACTTGCTAATTACGACCTTAGAAGTCAAAAATTATATTCCATTATTCACCTTAATGAAATTATATGCTTCGGCTTTTAAGATCCTTTTAAGGGAAAGACCTAAGCTTATAATTTTTGACTATTCCATGCTTCCAATATTCTTTCTTGCCAAGACACTGCTAAATAATAAAGGTATAATGTTAATCCTCAGCAGGCCAGTAGGCGAATCTGGTTTTAGGGGCTTTATCAGATTTCTCAATTTCAAGTTATCCCTTATCATTGGCAGGTGCTTTGTTGATCTTTTCACTGCCATAACACCTTTTGAAGCTTATGAGTTTTCAAGAATTGCAAATATCCCGCTGAGAAAGTTTGTGGTTATACCATCTCCTCTCGGAGACGAATTTGTAAAATTCAGCATTTCTGAAAATATTAACGAAATAAGACCAAAACTAGGGCTTCAATCTCTAATTAACAAGAAGATCCTCCTTTATCACGGAAGTCTAGATAAAGAAAGAGGTATTATGCAAATAATAAAGCTTTTTTACGAGTCATTTAAAGAAAATAGTGAAATAGTTCTTTTACTAGCTGGAACAGGTACAGCCGAAAACTTGATAAGAGAATTCATCAAGCAAAACAGAGTTAACAATATAATTATTTTACCTCCTGTTCCCTTCGAACAGGTTCCAATACTTGTATCTTCATGCGATGTAGGTCTTGTAATACTTCCGGATCATCCTTGGTGGCGATATCAATGTCCTACTAAGCTAGTAGAGTACCTAGCATTGGGTAAACCAGTGATTGCAAGCGATTTACCTGGAATAAGATGGGTTGCTGGTAAGTGCCCATTGGTCATGTATATAAAATCCTTGAAGAAGAAGGAATTTGAAGAAGCAGTTAGTAAAGCGCTCATTCTGATTAGAGAACCGTCATTCAATCTTGAAAAATTATATGCACAGAAATATGTACAAAGAAGATTTGGTAGTTCCAGTATTGCC